Proteins found in one bacterium genomic segment:
- a CDS encoding HAD family phosphatase: protein MIKAILWDNDGVLVDTEHLYFRATREVLSSIGFELTQKQFIELFLIEARGAWHLVQQMGFSPEEVEQLRQTRNNLYCDFLLQEKLLIEGVEEVLAKLHGKYKMGIVTSSLKEHFDIIHRSTGLLKYFDFVVASGDYIKYKPDPEPYRIAVQKTGFSAEECIAIEDSLRGLLSAAGAGIRCYVIPNRLTQKSDFASAFKVLNHVREILEELNQPCDQTASSS, encoded by the coding sequence ATGATCAAAGCAATCTTATGGGACAACGATGGCGTTCTGGTTGATACCGAACACCTGTATTTTCGGGCAACCCGCGAAGTCCTTTCTTCGATCGGGTTCGAGTTGACCCAAAAACAATTCATCGAACTCTTTCTCATCGAAGCGCGAGGCGCCTGGCATCTCGTGCAACAGATGGGCTTTTCGCCGGAAGAAGTGGAACAGCTTCGCCAAACAAGAAACAACCTCTATTGTGACTTTCTGCTGCAAGAAAAACTTTTGATCGAAGGCGTTGAAGAAGTGCTTGCCAAACTGCACGGCAAATACAAAATGGGGATCGTGACAAGCTCTTTAAAGGAACATTTCGACATCATTCATCGTTCAACCGGACTCCTGAAGTACTTTGACTTTGTCGTGGCCTCCGGAGATTACATCAAATACAAACCGGATCCTGAGCCTTATCGTATTGCGGTTCAGAAAACAGGATTCTCCGCTGAGGAGTGCATCGCCATCGAAGACTCTTTACGCGGCTTGCTTTCCGCGGCTGGCGCAGGAATCCGATGCTACGTGATTCCGAACCGGCTCACGCAAAAAAGCGATTTTGCTTCCGCATTCAAAGTGCTAAATCATGTTCGCGAAATACTGGAAGAGTTGAACCAACCTTGCGACCAAACGGCTTCATCATCGTAA